The Agromyces mariniharenae genome includes a window with the following:
- a CDS encoding glycosyltransferase: MADGARTAATTPRVLHLDHTTVPGGAEFALVRMLRAGAPWAPAVMLAPTDDGLGVYADIPDEVPRRVVGVRQPAGVSSGGPGLQVVAALRLVAQAIATRLHRGFDRAEVVDANTARAAAYGALAAWTSRVPFVVHLRDMVDAEALGRTGHLLMTRFVLPRADGVVSDTNPPLDSARPYLRSDAVARVIPSASGLRLRAAPPARTEGALRVGMLARIDPWKGQLVLLEAFAEAFAGTDARVEFAGSAPFGHDDFLGALQDRATELGIADRVVFHGHVDDVDALIDAWDVAVQASTRPEPLGQNVLQYLASGRAVVVADEGGPLEWVHDDVNGLRFAARDVQSLAEVLRRLGESPALRERLGAAAAATPGLLDDSAVAEAHAVFYREVLEAVRQRSRASAAISAAEPA, translated from the coding sequence GTGGCCGATGGTGCCCGCACTGCGGCGACGACGCCGAGGGTCCTGCACCTCGACCACACGACGGTCCCCGGCGGCGCCGAGTTCGCGCTCGTCCGGATGCTGCGTGCCGGTGCGCCGTGGGCCCCGGCCGTCATGCTCGCGCCCACCGACGACGGGCTCGGCGTCTACGCGGACATCCCCGACGAGGTGCCGCGCCGAGTCGTCGGCGTGCGGCAGCCCGCGGGCGTGAGCTCCGGCGGTCCCGGCCTCCAGGTCGTCGCTGCGCTCCGGCTCGTCGCGCAGGCGATCGCGACCCGCCTGCATCGCGGCTTCGACCGCGCAGAGGTCGTCGACGCGAACACCGCCCGCGCCGCGGCCTACGGCGCGCTGGCCGCCTGGACGTCGCGAGTGCCGTTCGTCGTGCACCTCCGCGACATGGTCGACGCCGAGGCGCTCGGCCGCACGGGCCATCTCCTCATGACGCGGTTCGTGCTCCCGCGCGCCGACGGCGTCGTCAGCGACACCAACCCGCCGCTCGACTCGGCTCGTCCGTACCTGCGATCCGACGCGGTCGCGCGCGTCATCCCGAGCGCGTCCGGACTCCGGCTGCGCGCCGCGCCGCCGGCGCGCACCGAGGGCGCCCTGCGCGTCGGCATGCTCGCCAGGATCGACCCCTGGAAGGGCCAGCTCGTGCTGCTCGAGGCCTTCGCCGAGGCGTTCGCCGGCACCGATGCGCGCGTCGAGTTCGCCGGCTCGGCGCCGTTCGGCCATGACGACTTCCTCGGCGCGCTGCAGGATCGCGCGACCGAGCTCGGGATCGCCGACCGGGTGGTGTTCCACGGGCACGTCGACGACGTCGATGCGCTCATCGACGCGTGGGACGTGGCCGTGCAGGCGTCGACCCGTCCCGAGCCCCTCGGCCAGAACGTGCTGCAGTACCTCGCCTCCGGTCGCGCCGTGGTCGTGGCCGACGAGGGCGGGCCGCTCGAGTGGGTCCACGACGACGTGAACGGCCTGCGGTTCGCGGCGCGCGACGTGCAGTCCCTCGCCGAGGTGCTGCGCCGACTCGGGGAGAGCCCCGCCCTGCGGGAGCGGCTCGGGGCGGCGGCGGCGGCGACGCCCGGGCTCCTCGACGACTCGGCCGTGGCCGAGGCGCACGCCGTGTTCTACCGTGAGGTGCTCGAGGCCGTACGACAGCGGTCGCGAGCGTCGGCTGCGATCAGCGCAGCGGAGCCGGCATGA
- the fdxA gene encoding ferredoxin yields MTYVIALPCVDVKDRACIDECPVDCIYEGERSLYIHPDECVDCGACEPVCPVEAIYYEDDLPEEWADYYTANVEFFDVSTPSGQALGSPGGAAKVGALDFDHPLVATLPPQGDGH; encoded by the coding sequence GTGACGTACGTCATCGCCCTGCCCTGTGTCGACGTCAAGGATCGGGCCTGCATCGACGAGTGCCCCGTCGACTGCATCTACGAGGGTGAACGCTCGCTCTACATCCACCCCGACGAGTGCGTGGACTGCGGCGCCTGCGAGCCCGTGTGCCCCGTCGAGGCGATCTACTACGAGGACGACCTCCCCGAGGAGTGGGCCGACTACTACACGGCCAACGTCGAGTTCTTCGACGTGTCGACCCCCTCGGGCCAGGCGCTCGGCTCGCCGGGCGGTGCCGCGAAGGTCGGGGCGCTCGACTTCGACCACCCGCTGGTCGCGACGCTGCCGCCGCAGGGCGACGGGCACTGA
- a CDS encoding FAD-dependent oxidoreductase: MTLSLRVAIVGAGPAGIYAGNILHRQVTEAGGEVAIDLFESLPAPYGLIRYGVAPDHPRIKGIVNSLHEMLDAGTIRLIGNVEVGRDVTVEELRERYDAVVFATGALKDAPLDIPGIDLPGSYGAADLVAWYDGHPDVPREWPLEAEQIAVIGNGNVALDVARVLAKHPKDLLTTDVPANVVAGLEASPVTDVHVFGRRGPGHVKFTPIELRELGEVPDVDVIVYDEDFERAAGDPHAEQLHASNNQVKVMTRTLNGWRPTPETTRTASRRLHLHFLYNPVEVLGDGRVEGVRFERTRPVGDGSVAGTGEFVDVPVQAVYRAVGYASSPVPGVPFDERSAVIPNDGGRVTDAAGAHLPGVYATGWIKRGPVGLIGHTKGDALETITNLLADAAAGALPATLVEAAGGDEVLELLEARGIRYTTWAGWLELDGHERGLGEAFEGVERERVKVVPRDEQVEISRAGALVAS; this comes from the coding sequence ATGACCCTCTCCCTTCGCGTCGCGATCGTCGGAGCCGGCCCCGCCGGCATCTACGCCGGCAACATCCTCCACCGCCAGGTCACGGAGGCGGGCGGCGAGGTCGCCATCGACCTGTTCGAGTCGCTGCCGGCGCCCTACGGCCTGATCCGCTACGGCGTCGCGCCCGACCACCCGCGCATCAAGGGCATCGTGAACTCGCTGCACGAGATGCTCGACGCGGGCACGATCCGGCTCATCGGCAACGTCGAGGTGGGCCGCGACGTGACCGTCGAGGAGCTCCGCGAGCGCTACGACGCCGTCGTCTTCGCGACCGGCGCGCTGAAGGACGCCCCCCTCGACATCCCCGGCATCGACCTGCCCGGGTCCTACGGCGCCGCCGACCTCGTGGCCTGGTACGACGGGCACCCCGACGTGCCCCGCGAGTGGCCGCTCGAGGCGGAGCAGATCGCGGTGATCGGCAACGGCAACGTCGCGCTCGACGTCGCCCGCGTGCTCGCGAAGCACCCGAAGGACCTGCTCACGACGGACGTCCCCGCGAACGTCGTGGCGGGCCTCGAGGCGTCGCCCGTGACCGACGTGCATGTGTTCGGCCGCCGCGGCCCGGGCCACGTGAAGTTCACGCCGATCGAGCTGCGCGAGCTCGGCGAGGTGCCCGACGTCGACGTGATCGTCTACGACGAGGACTTCGAGCGCGCGGCCGGCGACCCGCACGCCGAGCAGCTGCACGCGTCGAACAACCAGGTGAAGGTCATGACCCGCACGCTGAACGGGTGGCGCCCCACTCCGGAGACCACCCGCACGGCGTCGCGTCGCCTGCACCTGCACTTCCTGTACAACCCGGTCGAAGTGCTCGGCGACGGGCGCGTCGAGGGCGTCCGGTTCGAGCGCACGCGCCCCGTCGGCGACGGCAGCGTCGCGGGCACGGGCGAGTTCGTCGACGTGCCCGTGCAGGCCGTCTACCGCGCGGTCGGCTACGCGAGCTCGCCGGTCCCGGGCGTCCCGTTCGACGAGCGCAGCGCCGTCATCCCGAACGACGGCGGCCGGGTGACGGATGCCGCGGGCGCCCACCTCCCGGGCGTCTACGCCACGGGCTGGATCAAGCGCGGTCCCGTGGGCCTCATCGGCCACACCAAGGGCGACGCGCTCGAGACGATCACGAACCTGCTCGCGGATGCCGCGGCGGGCGCGCTCCCCGCGACGCTCGTCGAGGCCGCCGGGGGCGACGAGGTGCTCGAGCTGCTCGAGGCCCGCGGCATCCGCTACACGACCTGGGCCGGCTGGCTCGAGCTGGACGGGCACGAACGCGGCCTCGGCGAGGCCTTCGAGGGCGTCGAACGCGAGCGCGTGAAGGTCGTGCCCCGTGACGAGCAGGTGGAGATCTCCCGCGCCGGCGCCCTGGTCGCCTCGTGA